One part of the Aricia agestis chromosome Z, ilAriAges1.1, whole genome shotgun sequence genome encodes these proteins:
- the LOC121738278 gene encoding uncharacterized protein LOC121738278, with protein sequence MRFRRHPVAVTADIKEMFMRIRVRKQDRDALRLLWRAEIKKNHYMDDFISSFPSEEEALKISQEVDMVHRHAGFELRGWTLNSEALRRRLGNDRDSKEVPVGEDCTDKTLRIWWEAHEDLLRFNLNEAKIPRAIINEERAHTKREALSDMMSLFDPLGLLSPLTMPAKKFMQETWRYGTGWDEPLPEQLIPKWTAWTRDLQQVSKLKIPRCYNLQPEMVSEMHTFVDASEEAYAAAVYIRMVREDGAVHTALVAAKSRVAPLKPTSIPRLELQAFLLGTRLAKTMEKELEVELVRKTYWSDSRTVLAWIRAEPRAYKTFVAHRLAEIEETTKVSEWRWVPTKENVADDATRATPTDFGAAHRWFSGPEFLKKEEKLWPEEGKPAEKTDTGEEKCFVVRYFALQDSLPDIERIGKWKTLLRATGRVLQFIDLCRSTRETVEAGRQRTKKNQEKDAAWDSRRSKKEKSATRMDPATRRKYIALDAQYLIRAEALWLRRMQEEAYSEERKRIEENRSPAAGDRLASLSVHLEEGLIKLRGRVAAAEDISRETNNPVILDGSHRYTKLYIQQMHEEMHHGGVEATSNEIRQRFWVTRIRPTVKGVIQACLASRIRRAKPTRPATGDLPVAWLTHHARPFTFAGLDYFGPVEVTVGRHREKRWVDLFTCLTMRAVHLEVLTSLSADSAIAALRRFVARRGQPTELWSNNATCFKAKI encoded by the exons ATGAGGTTCCGCCGACACCCTGTGGCGGTAACCGCGGACATCAAGGAGATGTTCATGCGCATCCGCGTCCGGAAACAAGACCGGGACGCACTCCGCCTCCTGTGGAGAG CGGAAATCAAGAAGAACCACTACATGGACGACTTCATATCCAGCTTCCCGAGTGAAGAAGAAGCACTGAAGATATCGCAGGAAGTCGACATGGTCCACCGGCACGCCGGGTTCGAGCTGCGAGGCTGGACATTGAATAGCGAAGCCCTACGCCGACGTCTCGGGAACGACCGAGACTCCAAGGAGGTCCCTGTGGGAGAAGACTGCACGGACAAGACGCTGCGAATATGGTGGGAGGCGCATGAAGACCTGCTGCGCTTCAACCTGAACGAGGCGAAGATACCTCGCGCCATCATAAACGAGGAGAGGGCCCACACGAAGCGTGAAGCCCTCAGTGACATGATGTCACTGTTCGATCCGCTCGGACTACTGTCACCGCTCACCATGCCCGCCAAGAAGTTCATGCAGGAGACCTGGAGGTACGGCACCGGATGGGACGAGCCCCTACCGGAGCAGCTCATCCCCAAATGGACGGCGTGGACGAGAGATCTACAACAAGTAAGTAAACTAAAGATTCCCCGCTGCTACAACCTGCAGCCTGAAATGGTAAGTGAAATGCATACCTTTGTCGACGCGAGTGAAGAGGCATACGCCGCAGCTGTCTACATCCGCATGGTGCGCGAGGACGGAGCAGTACACACGGCGCTCGTGGCAGCCAAAAGCCGCGTAGCCCCGCTGAAGCCGACGTCCATCCCGCGCCTGGAGCTGCAAGCTTTTCTCCTGGGTACCCGCCTCGCGAAGACTATGGAGAAAGAACTAGAAGTCGAGCTGGTAAGGAAAACATACTGGAGTGATTCCCGCACAGTGCTGGCGTGGATACGCGCCGAGCCGCGGGCCTACAAAACGTTCGTCGCGCACCGCCTCGCCGAAATAGAGGAAACAACGAAAGTCAGCGAGTGGCGATGGGTGCCGACGAAAGAAAACGTGGCCGACGACGCGACGCGCGCCACACCCACGGACTTCGGAGCCGCCCACCGATGGTTCAGCGGGCCCGAATTCctgaaaaaagaagaaaaattaTGGCCGGAAGAAGGAAAACCGGCGGAGAAAACGGACACGGGTgaagaaaaatgttttgtcGTGCGATACTTCGCGCTACAAGACAGCTTACCCGACATTGAACGCATAGGAAAGTGGAAGACGTTGCTACGAGCTACAGGTCGTGTACTGCAGTTCATTGACCTCTGTCGTTCCACGCGAGAAACCGTGGAAGCTGGGCGACAACGCACAAAGAAAAACCAAGAAAAGGATGCGGCCTGGGACTCGCGGCGATCGAAGAAAGAAAAATCCGCGACACGAATGGATCCAGCTACGCGAAGAAAATACATCGCACTCGACGCACAGTACctcattcgtgccgaggcaCTCTGGCTGCGCCGAATGCAAGAAGAAGCATATAGCGAAGAAAGAAAACGAATAGAAGAAAACCGTTCTCCAGCGGCGGGAGACCGCCTCGCCTCGCTGAGTGTCCACCTGGAGGAGGGCCTCATCAAGCTACGGGGTCGAGTAGCAGCCGCAGAAGACATCAGCCGAGAAACCAACAACCCGGTTATCCTGGATGGCAGCCACAGGTACACGAAATTATATATCCAACAGATGCACGAAGAAATGCATCACGGCGGAGTAGAAGCAACCTCGAACGAGATCCGGCAGAGGTTCTGGGTAACCCGTATACGCCCCACAGTCAAAGGTGTGATCCAGGCCTGCCTGGCCAGCCGCATACGCCGAGCCAAGCCGACGCGTCCGGCCACGGGTGACCTGCCCGTCGCCTGGCTGACGCACCACGCGCGGCCATTCACCTTCGCAGGGCTTGACTATTTCGGCCCAGTGGAGGTCACCGTGGGCAGACATCGAGAGAAGAGATGGGTGGACCTCTTCACCTGTCTCACCATGAGGGCCGTCCACCTGGAGGTGCTGACGTCTCTCAGCGCCGACTCCGCCATCGCAGCACTGCGGAGGTTCGTCGCCCGACGAGGACAACCGACTGAACTATGGTCGAACAACGCGACCTGCTTCAAGgcaaaaatatag